One stretch of Armigeres subalbatus isolate Guangzhou_Male chromosome 2, GZ_Asu_2, whole genome shotgun sequence DNA includes these proteins:
- the LOC134210416 gene encoding putative serine protease K12H4.7, producing MIFKLTIFTFCLVGIHVSTAGRSSGFWRGKKFSQDGPTKNPVFKGVDSNVQTLWFDQLLDHNDPTNPTTWKQRYYVNDEYFKNDDGSGPLFLMIGGEGEATVRWMTEGAWIHYAQEYGALCFQLEHRFYGKSHPTDDLSTKNLAYLSSEQALADLAYFIEAMKDKYQLGRGNRWIAFGGSYPGSLAAWLREKYPYLVHGSISSSGPLLAKIDFREYFEVVTNSLQRYSAECVDAVRSSMIQVETLLKHMIGQRNLNENFKLCDPVEKSIANDLDISSLFEAIASNFAGVVQYNKDNSPHARLTIDEVCDVMMNQTIGVPVMRLAAVNAMVMKQDNVTCLDYVYEKTIKQMQNTSWDSDVANGARQWTYQTCNEFGFYQTSDNTTLVFGNRFPAEFFTRQCSDVYGRRFDQNALSRAIYRTNTNYGALNPGTTNVLYVHGSIDPWHRLGLTESNDINLPTIFIDGTAHCANMYEPKEDDFPQLKNARVQISSFIGRLLKVDYDYDY from the exons atgatcTTCAAGTTAacaatatttacattttgcCTAGTGGGGATCCATGTTTCCACTGCAGGTCGCAGTTCAGGATTCTGGCGTGGTAAAAAGTTCTCCCAGGATGGCCCTACGAAGAATCCCGTTTTCAAGGGAGTGGATTCGAATGTTCAAACACTGTGGTTCGATCAACTGCTGGACCACAACGATCCAACAAATCCGACCACCTGGAAGCAACGGTACTACGTAAatgatgaatatttcaaaaacGACGACGGCTCCGGCCCGTTGTTCTTGATGATCGGAGGGGAAGGTGAGGCCACCGTTCGCTGGATGACGGAAGGGGCTTGGATTCACTATGCGCAGGAATACGGAGCATTGTGCTTCCAACTGGAACACCGCTTCTATGGCAAAAGTCACCCAACTGACGATTTGTCTACGAAAAATTTGGCATATCTCAGCTCGGAGCAAGCATTAGCTGACTTAGCGTACTTCATTGAAGCAATGAAGGATAAATACCAACTGGGCCGTGGCAATCGATGGATCGCATTTGGTGGATCATATCCGGGATCGCTTGCTGCCTGGTTACGGGAGAAATATCCTTATCTGGTACATGGATCCATCAGCAGTAGTGGACCACTGTTGGCGAAGATTGATTTCAGGGAGTACTTCGAGGTGGTGACCAATTCCTTGCAGCGATATTCGGCTGAATGTGTTGATGCAGTACGTAGTTCTATGATACAGGTCGAAACGCTACTCAAACACATGATCGGTCAGCGAAATCTAAACGAAAACTTCAAGCTGTGTGATCCCGTTGAAAAGTCTATTGCGAATGATTTGGACATTTCCAGTCTGTTTGAGGCGATAGCTAGCAACTTTGCGGGAGTGGTTCAATACAACAAGGACAATAGCCCGCATGCTAGACTCACAATCGATGAGGTATGCGATGTGATGATGAACCAGACCATCGGAGTGCCAGTTATGCGACTGGCCGCCGTTAATGCGATGGTTATGAAGCAAGATAATGTGACATGTTTGGACTATGTGTACGAAAAAACGATCAAACAGATGCAGAACACCTCGTGGGATTCTGATGTGGCTAATGGAG CTCGTCAATGGACCTACCAAACGTGCAACGAGTTCGGATTTTATCAGACGTCGGACAATACGACCCTGGTCTTCGGCAATCGTTTCCCGGCCGAGTTCTTCACCCGTCAGTGCTCGGACGTATATGGCAGACGATTTGATCAAAATGCCCTGAGCAGAGCCATCTATCGGACAAACACCAACTACGGTGCCCTGAACCCCGGAACGACCAACGTCCTGTATGTGCATGGGTCGATCGATCCCTGGCACCGGTTGGGACTGACGGAGAGCAACGACATAAACTTGCCTACCATTTTTATCGACGGTACCGCCCACTGTGCCAACATGTACGAACCCAAGGAGGATGATTTTCCACAGCTGAAAAATGCACGTGTTCAAATCAGTAGCTTTATTGGTCGACTGCTCAAAGTGGATTATGATTACGATTATTAG